A segment of the Streptomyces sp. XD-27 genome:
CGGTGTCGGTGGAGTTCCGCGGACGCGAACGCGGATGTGTACGTGTACGTGTCGGGCGGCGGGTGCGGTGGCCCGCGGCGCCGCCGGACGCGGACGGCTGCCATCCGCGCAGCCGCAGGCTGTTCGCGACCACGATCACCGAACTCGCGGACATCGCGGCGGCGGCGACCATCGGGTTGAGCCAGCCGACGGCGGCCAGCGGGATGGTCACCAGGTTGTAGCCGAACGCCCAGGCCAGATTGGTGCGTACGGTGCCCAGGGTGCGGCGGGCCAGCCGCACCGCGTCGGCCACCGCCGCCATGTCCTCGCGCACCAGCGTCACGTCGGCGGCGCCGATGGCCGCGTCCGTACCGCTGCCCATGGCGATGCCCAGGTCGGCCCCGGCCAGCGCCGCGGCGTCGTTGACGCCGTCGCCGATGACGGCGACGCGGTGGCCGCGCTCGCGGAGGGCGCGGACCAGCTCCGCCTTGCCCTCCGGGGTGGTGCGGGCGTGCACCTCGTCGATGCCCAGCTGCTCGGCGACGGCGCGGGCGGCGGCCTCGCTGTCACCGGTCGCGAGCACCGGCCGCAGCCCGAGCCGCTTGAGGTGGTGCACGGCGCGGTAGCCGCCGGAGCGGAGTGCGTCCCCGAGCACGATCACGGCCTCGGGACGCCCGTCCACCCACACGACGACGGCCGTATGCCCGGCCCGTTCGGCGGCCGCCACGGCGTGGCCCAACTCGTCGGGCAGCGCACCGTCCGCCGGGGTGGCGCCCCGGCGCGGCCCCTCCCCGTGGCCACCGGTGCCGGCGGCGGCACGCCGCCCATCGCCCGCCGCGCCGTCGGCCGGGCCGCCCGGGACACCGCCCGGGCCGGCACTCGCCGGTGCGGTGGCGCCCCGGCGCGGCGCCGGTCCACCCGCGCACGTGCGGGTGGCCGCCGCGGCGGCTCGGCCACCCGCGTCCACCCCGGCGGCACCGCCGCCTGCCCCCGCCTCCGACGGTGATCCGGCGGCGTCCGGCCCTGGAGGTGGGGTGGCGCCCTCCGCCGTTCCGCCGCCGCCCGGGGCGCCGGTGACGCTGTTCTCCGCACCGGCCCGTCCGCTGGCGGGCGTACCCCGGGTGCCGGACCCGCCGCACGCCTCCGGCCGCGACGGCGCGCCCGGCCCGTCAGTCGCCCCCAGCTCGGGCAGTGACCCGCATGCCTCTGCCTCCGACGACGATCCGGCCGAGTCCGGTCCGGCCGTGTCCGGCCCGGCGGTGTCCGGCTCGGCCGGGGAACCGCCCGTGTCCGAGGCGGGCGGTGCCCCGTCCGCGGCCGACTCGGGCCGCGGTCCGCGCGCGTCGGGCCCCGGTGGCGACCCGACCGCGTCCGGGCGTACGACCTCCACCCGCCGGCCCGCCACCGCGCCGCTGACGCCGAGGCCCGGCGTTGCCGTGAAGTCCGCGACCGTCGGAAGGTCGTCCTCCGGCGCGGTGCTGCGGGCGTGGGCGGTCACCGCGCGGCCTACCGGGTGCTCCGAGCCCTGCTCGACCGCGCCCGCCAAGCGGAGCGCCGTCTCCGCGCCGACGCCGTCCGGGCGGGCCGTCACCTCCAGGACGTGCATCGCGCCGTGGGTCAGCGTGCCCGTCTTGTCCAGTACGACGGTGTCGACCCGGCGCAGGCCCTCCAGCGCCTGCGGCCCGCTGACCAGGATGCCCAGTTGCGCGCCGCGGCCGGTGGCCGCGAGCAGGGCCGTGGGGGTGGCCAGGCCGAGGGCGCACGGGCAGGCCACGACCAGGACCGCCACCGCCGCCGTGACCGCCGCCTGCGGGTCGGCGCCCGCACCGAGCCAGAATCCGAGCACGGTGACCGCGACCGCCAGCACCGACGGTACGAACACCGCGGCGACCGCGTCGGCCAGCCGCTGCACCCGGGCCTTGCCCGCCTGCGCGTCCGCCACCAGCCGGGCGATCCGGGCCAGCTGGGTGTCGGCGCCGACCGCCTCGGCCCGTACCTCCAGCAGGCCACCGGAGTTGACCGCCCCGCCGACGACCGCCGAGCCGGGCCCCACCTCCACCGGTGCGCTCTCGCCGGTGACGAGCGACAGGTCCAGGGCCGAGCCGCCGTGCGTGACGACGCCGTCGGTGGCCACGCGTTCCCCGGGGCGTACCACGAACCGGTCGCCGACCCGCAGCCGTTCGACGGGAACCCGGCGCTCGGTGCCGTCCGCGTCCCGCACGGCCACGTCCTTCACGGCGAGCGAGGCCAGGGCGCGCAGCGCGGACCCCGTACCGCGCCGGGCGCGCCCCTCCAGCAGCCGCCCCGCCAGCACGAACAGCGTCACGCCGACCGCCGCTTCGAGGTACACGTGCGCGGTGCCGCCCGAGGCGGACGGCAGCAGGGAAAACGGCATCCGCATGCCCGGCTCCCCGGCCCCGCCGAGGAACAGCGCGTACGTCGACCAGCCGAAGGACGCGACGACACCCAGCGACACCAGCGTGTCCATCGTCGCGCCGCCGTGCCGCAGACCCCGCAGCGCCCGGGCGTGGAACGGCCAGGCCCCCCACACCGCGACCGGGGCGGCCAGGACGAAGCACAGCCACTGCCAGTTGCGGAACTGCAGCGCCGGGACCATGGACAGCACGAGTACGGGGACCGACAGCAGGGCGGTGACCAGCAGCCGCGTCCGCCCGAGGAGATCGGCGTCCGGCGCGGCCTCGTCGTCCTCGGCTGCCGGCGGCTTCTCCCGCGGCGGGAGCGCGGCGGTGAACCCGGCGGCCTCCACCACGGCCACCAGCTCCTCGACACCGACCTCGGCGGGATGGCTGACCCGCGCCCGGCCGGTGGCCAGGTTGACGGTGGCGCTGACCCCTTCGAGCTTGCCCAGCTTCCGCTCCACCCGGCCCACGCACGCGGCGCAGGTCATCCCGCCCACCACCAGCTCGGTGGTGGTGGCAGGGGCGGGGGCGACGGGCGCGCTCACCGGCCCGCCCCCGCCCCCATGTCGTGCATGTCGTCCATGTGCCCGGAGCCGCCCGAGCCCCCACTGCCGCCCTTCTCGTGCATTCCCGGGGCCACCGGCCCCACGGCCGAGCCCACGGCGTACGCGACGCCGAACATCGCGGCGAGCAGCAGGAGGAATCCCGTCAGAACGACGGTCGGACTGTGCTGACGTGAGGTCATCGCCGCTCCAGAAACGCGGTCGACCGGGAAGCCGGCCGGGGATGGGGGAGCGGCCATCGTGACACGCCCCAGAGCCCGGACCCGCGCCTTCACTCACCAGATGACACGTGAGGATTCTCCTCTTCGCGCCCGGGAACCAGCGCCCCCGCGCGGCCGACTTCCTGTGGATGCCGGACCTCCATACGGCACGCCTCACCGTCACCGCGGACGCCCGGGAACTCATCCGCACTTCCGTACGACTTCTTCGGGGACCCACGACATCCGAGGAGCCGCAGCCGTGTCCCTGCCCGACCCGATCCCGTTGCTCGGCCGCGCGTACAAGCGCGATCCCTACCCGCTGTACGAGCGGTTGCGCGCCGCCGGGCCCATCCACCGGGTGCGCTTCCCCAGTGGTGTCGCCGCGTGGCTGGTCACCGGCCACCGGGCCGCGGTGCAGACACTCGCCGACCCCAGGCTGGGCAAGAGCCACGACCTCGGCAACGATCGCTGGCGCGAACGCGCCTCGATCATGCCCGAGCCGCAGCACTCCCAGCTCCAGGTGCACCTGCTGCACCAGGACCCGCCCCGGCACACCGCCATGCGCCGCCTGATCCTCGACACCTTCGCGCCGCGCCGCGTCGAGGCGATGCGCCCTCGCTTCCAGGAGATCGCCGACGAACTGGTCGACGCCATGCCGCCGGTCTCGGGGGCCGGGGACGGCGCCGATCTCGTACGGTGCTTCGCCGCCCGCTTCCCCTTCCTCGTCCTCGCCGAGGTCATCGGCCTGCCGCCGCGCCTGGCCGCCGCGTTCCGCCGCGAGTGGGGCAAGGTCGTCCAGCCGGTCGGCCCGAAGGACCCGGGCCGCCCCGCCTACGAGGCGCTGCTGCGCGGCCTGCAGGGCTACATCGCCGAGGTCGTCGCGGAGAAGCGGCAGCGGCCCGCGGACGATCTGCTGACCCGGCTGGTCACCGCCTGCGAAGGTGGCGAACTGACCGCGGAGGAACGGGACTCCATGGTCTTCCAGCTCCTCGTCGCCGGTCAGGAACCGGTCACCAACCAGATCACCACTGCCCTCATGGCGCTGTTCCGCCACCCGGAGGCCCTCGACCGGCTCCGCGCGGAACCGGAGATCCTGCCCCGCGCGGTGGAGGAACTGCTCCGCTACGACGCCGCGTTCGAACTCACCACCTGGCGCTTCCTCGCCGAGGACGCGGACCTGCACGGCACCCGGGTCCCGGCGGGCGACTCGGTGATCGTCTCGCTGTGCGCCGCCAACCGGGATCCGGAGCGGTTCGCCGACCCCGACGCCCTCGACCTCGACCGGGCTGACGGCTCCCATCTCGCATTCGGGCACGGCATCCACTTCTGCCCCGGTGCCGCGCTCGCCCGTATCGAACTCCAGGTCGCCCTCGGGACCCTGCTCGCCCGGCTGCCCGGCCTGCGGCTCGCCGTACCCGACGAGGACATCGAGTGGATCCCCGCCGTCCTCGGCCGCGGCACCCCGCACCTGCCCGTCTCCTACGAACCGCGTGTGTGCCCCCGTGACCGCGACTGACACCACCATGACCGCGCCCAAGACGGCTGCGACCCAGACCGCCGCGCCGGAGACCGCGCAGGAAACCGCCGCGCCGGAAAACGCCGTGACCGACACCGTCAGCACCAGCGCCCGCATCCTGGCGCTCCTACTTCCGCACCGAAGAGCAGCTGAGCCTGACGCCGCCGGGGGCGCCGCCGACCCGACACACCCCGGCTACGCCGAACAGCTCCGCCAGATCGGGCAGTTCGTCCGCGCCGGAGAGCCGGTCGTCTTCACCCTCCCCGGCTTCCCCTGCAAGTCGCCCAACCCCGCCAAGGTGCTCGGCCACCTCCCCGACGAGGGCGAGCGGCTGTCGCTCGCCTTCCTGGACCGGCTGTGCGCGCGGGTCGGCGAGGTCCACGCGCCCGGCGCGCGCATGCTCATCTGCTCCGACGGCCATGTCTTCGGCGACCTGATCCGCGTCCCCGACGCGCACATCGACGCGTACGCCGACGAACTGCGCGCCATGATCAGCGACGCCGGGCTGACCCGGCTGTCCACCTTCGACCTGCGCGAGGTGTACGGCGACCTTCCGTACGACACCAAGCGGGCCCTGGTGGACGAGGCGTACGCACCCTCCGCCGAACGCCTGCGCGCCGAGGTCCGCACCGACGCGGACACGCTCCGCCTCTACCGGGGCATCACCCGCTTCCTGGTGGAGGACACGACTGACTTCGCCGGCACCCGGTCCGCCCTCCAGCGTGAGTGCCGGACCCGCGCCTACGGCGTGATCGCACGCAGCCGCGCGTGGGGCGATCTGATCGCCGACCACCATCCGCGCTCGGTCCGGCTGTCGATCCACCCGCAGCGGTACGGATCGGCCAAGTTCGGCATACGGCTGCTGGATTCCGACGACATCTGGGCAACGCCCTGGCACACGACGGTGCTGTGCGGCGCCGACGGCCGCCGACGGCTGATGCGCCGCGCCGACGCGGAGCGGCTGGGCCGGCTTGTACTGCACGACGGCCGCCCCAGCCACTTCGAGGCCGCCCGGCCGGAGTGATCCCGCAGCGTCACGTGTACGCATAGGTCATCCCGATGCCCAGGGTGCTGCTCGCGGGCAGCAGGCCGGTGCCGACGATGTCCATGACGGTCGGAACGAGCAACTCCGCCAACCGTCCGGCCGAGGGGGTCCCGAGCGCACGCCAGGGCTCTGAGGCCAGTTGGTCGGTGAGCCGCTCGACGGAGGTCCGGCCCTCGACGCCACGTGGCGTCGCCGTGCCGTCGGCGGACACCCAGCCCCGCTCCGCCAGCCGATCCCGCGCCGCGTCCCACTCCGCGCTGCTCCACTGCCTGCTGGCGAACACCTCTGCCGGGGCGGCTCCGGCGGCGGCGTGCGAGACAAGCGCCTCGGCGCCGTCGAGCTCATGGGTCAGCAGGGCGGCGACATGGCCGTCACCCCGGTGCTCCCGCAGGATGGTGGCGGCCTGCCAGAGCACCAGGTGCGGCTCGTCGGGCCAGGGCAGCGCGGCGTTCGCGGCGGCCAGCGGACGCCCGACCGTACCCACCGCCTCCGCCGCGCGGCGGGCGAGCACCGCGGCCTCGGCCAGCTCGGGGGAGTCCGCGCGGTCGCCGAGTATCGCCCGCAGTGCCCGGTCCATCGCCCGGGTACGGGCCCGAACGACCTGGTCGGGGTCGGCGACTCGCCAGGCGTCCGGGACGTACCGCGCGACCATGCCGGGGCTGAAGCTGTAGAAGGCGGCGGTCACCAGCGCGGGGCCCGCCGGCCCCAGTGGAGCGCCGCGCCAGGCGAAGTAGCTGGGCCAGCGCTCGTCCGTGCCGTATCCCAGGGCGGCGGCCTCCTCGAAGACCTCAGGGGCGTAGTAGAGCGTGGCGTGCACCGGCTCCAGCAGCTGCCACAGCTGCCGGGTGAGAGCGAGCTCAGTGGTCATGGCGGCGCCTCCTGCGAGGAATCTCTCGAAATCTTGTCACTGACTAGATTCCTCGCCCACGGTGAACTTGTCAATGCCTAGATTGGCGCTACGGTTGAGTCATGGCTCCTCCCGCACCGGCACGACGTCCGTACCACCACGGCGATCTGCGCCGTGCCATCCTCACCGCCGCGCTCGACGTGGTCGCGGCCGACGGCCCCGGCGCGATCAGCCTGCGCGACCTCGCCCGCCGGGCCGGCGTCTCCCACGCCGCGCCCGCCCACCACTTCAAGGACCGGGCCGGTCTCCTCACCGCCATCGCCGCCGAGGGTTACAGCCTCCTCGCCGACGCCCTGGCCGAGGTCCCCGCCGGGACGCCCGACAGCCTGCGCGAACTCGGCGTCCAGTACGTACGCTTCGCGCTCGCCCACCCCGCCCACTTCGAGGTCATGCACCGCCCGGAGCTTCTGCACCGGGACGACCTCGAGTTCGTCGCCGCCCGCTCCCTCGCCTGGCACCGTTTGCGGCGCGGGGTGGAGTCCCGCGCCGCCGCGGGCCGAGGGCCCGACCTGGAGCAGGCCGTCCTCGCCGCCTGGTCTCTGGCCCACGGCTACGCGACGCTGCGGCTGAGCGGCAACATCCCCGGGGAGGGCGACCCCGCCGAGGCGTTCCGCGCCCTGGCGCGGCTGACGTTCGGGGAGCCGGGAGACTAGCCGGGCCCGGCCGGTGCCCGGTGGTCGAAGGCGATCAGCGGGTCGCCGGTCAGCGGATGGTCCACCACCGCCGCCCGCACGCCGAACACCTCGGCCAGCAACTCCGGGGTGAGCACCTCGCGCGGCGTGCCGGAGGCCACCAGCGCGCCGTCGTGCAGGACGTGCAGGCGGTCGCACACCGATGCCGCCGCGTTCAGGTCGTGCAGCGCCAGCAGGGTCGTACGGCGCTGCCGGCGCAGCAGGGCGAGGAGCTCCACCTGGTGCAGGACGTCGAGGTGGTTGGTCGGTTCGTCCAGCACCAGGACGTCCGGGGCCTGGGCGAGCGCGCGGGCCAGCAGCACGCGCTGCCGCTCGCCGCCGGACAGCGCCGAGAACCGCCGCCGCTGCTGCCCGCCGTCCATGCCGACCTGGGCCAGCGCCCGCCCGATCGCCTCCCGGTCGCCGTCGTCGTCCCCGGCGAACGCCCGCTTGTAGGGCGTACGGCCCATCGCGACGATCTCCCGTACCGTCAGCTCGAAGTCGCTGCCGCGCTCCTGAGGGAGGGCGGCGACCCGGCGGGCGGACTCCACCGCGGACAACTCCCGCAGGTCCGCCCCGCCGACCAGCACCCGCCCTGCGCGCGGGGCGAGATGGCGGTAGACGGTCCGCAGGACGGTGGACTTGCCGCTGCCGTTGGGGCCGACGAGCGCCGCGATCTCGCCCTCCTCCGCGATCAGGCCCACCCCGCTGACCACGGTCCGGCCGGACAGCGCCACCGACAGGTCCTCGATGTCGATCCTCATGAACCCTCCAGGTCCTGCACGGCCGTTCCCGTCGCGTCCTGCGCGGTCGCTCCCGTCAGGTCCTGCACGGCCGTTCCCGTCCCGTCCTGCGCGGTCGCCCCCGTCAGGTCCTGCGCGCCCGCTCCAGTCGCGTCCTGCACGGCCGTTCCCGTCAGGTTCCTCACGGTCGCTCCAGTCGCCGGTCGAGCAGATACAGCAGGGCGGGCGCCCCGATCAGCGAGGTGACCACGCCGACCGGCAGCTCCTGGTCGGGCAGCGCCGTACGGGCCACCAGGTCCACCACGACGAGCAGCACCGCCCCCGCGAGCGCGGAGATCGGCAACAGCCGCCGCATGTCGCCGCCGACCACCAGCCGGCAGGCGTGCGGCACCATCAGGCCCACGAAACCGATGGCGCCGGAGACGGAGACGAGAACGCCGGTGAGCACGCTGGTCACCACGAACAGCTCGCGACGCAGCCGGGTGACCCGCACGCCCAGGCTCGCCGCCGTCTCGTCGCCCATCAGCAGGGCGTTGAGCGCGCGGGCCCGTGCCTGGAGGGCCAGCAGGCCCGCCGCCACGGCGGCGGTGGGTACCGCCAGGGTCTCCCACTGCGCCCCGCCCAGGCTGCCCATCAGCCAGAACAGTGCTCCGTGGGTCTGCTGTTGGTCGTTCGCCTGGAGCACCAGGTAGTGGGTGAAGCCCGCCAGGAACTGGCCGACGCCCACCCCCGCGAGCACCAGCCGCAGCGGCGAGAAGCCACCGCCGCGCCGGGCCATCGCCCACACCAGGGCGAAGGCGCCCAGCGCTCCGGCGAACGCGGCCGCGGACAGCCCGAGCCCCAGCACCCCGCCCGCTCCGGCGCCGAGCACGATCGCGGCG
Coding sequences within it:
- a CDS encoding cytochrome P450; translation: MSLPDPIPLLGRAYKRDPYPLYERLRAAGPIHRVRFPSGVAAWLVTGHRAAVQTLADPRLGKSHDLGNDRWRERASIMPEPQHSQLQVHLLHQDPPRHTAMRRLILDTFAPRRVEAMRPRFQEIADELVDAMPPVSGAGDGADLVRCFAARFPFLVLAEVIGLPPRLAAAFRREWGKVVQPVGPKDPGRPAYEALLRGLQGYIAEVVAEKRQRPADDLLTRLVTACEGGELTAEERDSMVFQLLVAGQEPVTNQITTALMALFRHPEALDRLRAEPEILPRAVEELLRYDAAFELTTWRFLAEDADLHGTRVPAGDSVIVSLCAANRDPERFADPDALDLDRADGSHLAFGHGIHFCPGAALARIELQVALGTLLARLPGLRLAVPDEDIEWIPAVLGRGTPHLPVSYEPRVCPRDRD
- a CDS encoding iron ABC transporter permease; amino-acid sequence: MRAGWVGAALGTALLAALTAAVSLGSTDVPLRDVWSAVGRGITGREPVPGTLDLIVWQLRLPRALLAAVVGAGLGLVGTAVQALVRNPLADPYLLGISSGASLGAVAAIVLGAGAGGVLGLGLSAAAFAGALGAFALVWAMARRGGGFSPLRLVLAGVGVGQFLAGFTHYLVLQANDQQQTHGALFWLMGSLGGAQWETLAVPTAAVAAGLLALQARARALNALLMGDETAASLGVRVTRLRRELFVVTSVLTGVLVSVSGAIGFVGLMVPHACRLVVGGDMRRLLPISALAGAVLLVVVDLVARTALPDQELPVGVVTSLIGAPALLYLLDRRLERP
- a CDS encoding ABC transporter ATP-binding protein encodes the protein MRIDIEDLSVALSGRTVVSGVGLIAEEGEIAALVGPNGSGKSTVLRTVYRHLAPRAGRVLVGGADLRELSAVESARRVAALPQERGSDFELTVREIVAMGRTPYKRAFAGDDDGDREAIGRALAQVGMDGGQQRRRFSALSGGERQRVLLARALAQAPDVLVLDEPTNHLDVLHQVELLALLRRQRRTTLLALHDLNAAASVCDRLHVLHDGALVASGTPREVLTPELLAEVFGVRAAVVDHPLTGDPLIAFDHRAPAGPG
- a CDS encoding TetR/AcrR family transcriptional regulator; its protein translation is MAPPAPARRPYHHGDLRRAILTAALDVVAADGPGAISLRDLARRAGVSHAAPAHHFKDRAGLLTAIAAEGYSLLADALAEVPAGTPDSLRELGVQYVRFALAHPAHFEVMHRPELLHRDDLEFVAARSLAWHRLRRGVESRAAAGRGPDLEQAVLAAWSLAHGYATLRLSGNIPGEGDPAEAFRALARLTFGEPGD
- a CDS encoding HAD-IC family P-type ATPase, whose translation is MTCAACVGRVERKLGKLEGVSATVNLATGRARVSHPAEVGVEELVAVVEAAGFTAALPPREKPPAAEDDEAAPDADLLGRTRLLVTALLSVPVLVLSMVPALQFRNWQWLCFVLAAPVAVWGAWPFHARALRGLRHGGATMDTLVSLGVVASFGWSTYALFLGGAGEPGMRMPFSLLPSASGGTAHVYLEAAVGVTLFVLAGRLLEGRARRGTGSALRALASLAVKDVAVRDADGTERRVPVERLRVGDRFVVRPGERVATDGVVTHGGSALDLSLVTGESAPVEVGPGSAVVGGAVNSGGLLEVRAEAVGADTQLARIARLVADAQAGKARVQRLADAVAAVFVPSVLAVAVTVLGFWLGAGADPQAAVTAAVAVLVVACPCALGLATPTALLAATGRGAQLGILVSGPQALEGLRRVDTVVLDKTGTLTHGAMHVLEVTARPDGVGAETALRLAGAVEQGSEHPVGRAVTAHARSTAPEDDLPTVADFTATPGLGVSGAVAGRRVEVVRPDAVGSPPGPDARGPRPESAADGAPPASDTGGSPAEPDTAGPDTAGPDSAGSSSEAEACGSLPELGATDGPGAPSRPEACGGSGTRGTPASGRAGAENSVTGAPGGGGTAEGATPPPGPDAAGSPSEAGAGGGAAGVDAGGRAAAAATRTCAGGPAPRRGATAPASAGPGGVPGGPADGAAGDGRRAAAGTGGHGEGPRRGATPADGALPDELGHAVAAAERAGHTAVVVWVDGRPEAVIVLGDALRSGGYRAVHHLKRLGLRPVLATGDSEAAARAVAEQLGIDEVHARTTPEGKAELVRALRERGHRVAVIGDGVNDAAALAGADLGIAMGSGTDAAIGAADVTLVREDMAAVADAVRLARRTLGTVRTNLAWAFGYNLVTIPLAAVGWLNPMVAAAAMSASSVIVVANSLRLRGWQPSASGGAAGHRTRRPTRTRTHPRSRPRNSTDTAWGR
- a CDS encoding isocyanide synthase family protein; translation: MTATDTTMTAPKTAATQTAAPETAQETAAPENAVTDTVSTSARILALLLPHRRAAEPDAAGGAADPTHPGYAEQLRQIGQFVRAGEPVVFTLPGFPCKSPNPAKVLGHLPDEGERLSLAFLDRLCARVGEVHAPGARMLICSDGHVFGDLIRVPDAHIDAYADELRAMISDAGLTRLSTFDLREVYGDLPYDTKRALVDEAYAPSAERLRAEVRTDADTLRLYRGITRFLVEDTTDFAGTRSALQRECRTRAYGVIARSRAWGDLIADHHPRSVRLSIHPQRYGSAKFGIRLLDSDDIWATPWHTTVLCGADGRRRLMRRADAERLGRLVLHDGRPSHFEAARPE